The Seriola aureovittata isolate HTS-2021-v1 ecotype China chromosome 2, ASM2101889v1, whole genome shotgun sequence genome has a segment encoding these proteins:
- the LOC130186119 gene encoding guanylin-like, with amino-acid sequence MRSLNVVVVLVLCVCSGALGVQVKVGDRSFPLEAVKQLKELMDVDDNVSPHLADTSVVAVCDNPLLPQVFRPVCQGRGTGLVFSTLVYIISSSDPCEICANPSCYGCLN; translated from the exons ATGAGATCACTCAATGTTGTCGTTGTtttggtgctgtgtgtgtgcagtggagCTCTGGGTGTGCAGGTTAAG GTCGGAGACAGGAGCTTCCCCTTGGAGGCAGTGAAGCAGCTGAAGGAGCTGATGGATGTAGACGACAACGTTAGCCCTCACCTCGCCGATACCAGTGTGGTAGCTGTTTGCGACAACCCTCTCCTGCCGCAGGTCTTTCGGCCAGTTTGCCAAGGGAGGGGAACAGGCCTTGTTTTCTCCACACTAG tgtACATCATCTCGTCTTCGGATCCCTGTGAAATATGTGCCAACCCCTCCTGCTATGGGTGTCTGAACTGA